Below is a window of Candidatus Tanganyikabacteria bacterium DNA.
CGCTTCGCAGGCCAATCCCAAGCCCGCCCGCGGCCTGGCGGCGCCCCTGGAGATCTCGGCGTCGGCGTACATGCCGGGGGAACTCTCGCTGCACGGCCAGTACGGCCTGCTCGAGATCAACCCCTGGATCAAGCAGATCCTCGAGGAATGATGTCTCTCGCCGCGCTGCTCCTGGCCGCCGCGGTGTCCGGCATCCCGGCCTATCCCGGGGCGCGCCCGGTCACCCTCGGCGGCGCCATCGTGCAGACCACTCCCGACGCGCCAGCCACCGTCAAGGCCCGCTACGCCGAGGTGTTCCGCAAGGCGGGCTGGAAAGCTTCCGAGGATGACGCGATCCTCAATGGCGACGTGCCGGGCGCCCCGCCCGAACACAACGCGGCCGTCCGGCAGGCCGGCACGCTCCTGTCGTTCGAGCGCGCCGGGCGCACGGCCGACATCCTCATCACTCCTGGAACCGACGCCCGGCGCAAGCCGGTCACCATCTTGATGATCGTCCCGGGCACGATGCCCGCCACCCCCAAGGGAGGTACAAGTGGCAGATCTGCGCGATAAGCTCCGCGCCCGGGAGCAGGGCCCGGCGAGCGCCGGGAAGAGCGCCAAGCCGCGCAACGCGGCGGTGCGCAAGGCCGATCCGCCCATCAAGGCCAAGACGGCCGCGATGTCGGTGCTCACCGACGTCAATCGGCGATTGCTCTTCGCCGCGGCGGGCATCGCCGGCCTGGCTGGCCTGGTCGCCGTCATGTACCTCTCGGACCTGGCCGCGGGCATCACGGGCGAGGGCGCCAAGGTACCGGTCTGGACGGTCAAGAAGGCCCTGCCGGCCCGCCATCAGCTCACCGAGGCCGATCTGGCGGTCAAGCAGGTCCCGAAGGCCCTGCTGGCCGAGGGTTTCTTGAAGGAAGGAGATCCGGCCGTCGGGCAGATCACCCTTGCACCCATGGCCAGGGGCGAGGTGGTGCTCCAGGTCCGGGTCGCCAAGGCCGGGGCCTTGACCGGCATCGCGCCCAAGCTCCAGCCGTCGGAGCGCGGTTTCGTCTACATCCCGGACGGCCTGCAGGACGTGCCCCTGGTCAAGCCGGAGGACACGGTGGACCTCATCGCGACCCTGCCGGAGCCGGGTACCGAGCGCGTGATCTCGACGCCGGTGCTCCAGAAGGTGCGCGTCCTCTCGGTGGGCGATCGCTTCACCAACGAGTCCACCGACAGCGCCCCGATCGGCAATGCGGCCATCACCCTGGCCGTACCCGCGGCCAAGGTCTCGCTGCTAAGCATCCTCAAGCAGGCCGGCAACCTGCACTTCGCCCTGCGCGCCCCGGGCGACACGGCCGACAGCCC
It encodes the following:
- the cpaB gene encoding Flp pilus assembly protein CpaB, with the translated sequence MADLRDKLRAREQGPASAGKSAKPRNAAVRKADPPIKAKTAAMSVLTDVNRRLLFAAAGIAGLAGLVAVMYLSDLAAGITGEGAKVPVWTVKKALPARHQLTEADLAVKQVPKALLAEGFLKEGDPAVGQITLAPMARGEVVLQVRVAKAGALTGIAPKLQPSERGFVYIPDGLQDVPLVKPEDTVDLIATLPEPGTERVISTPVLQKVRVLSVGDRFTNESTDSAPIGNAAITLAVPAAKVSLLSILKQAGNLHFALRAPGDTADSPTRISEADIERMVMGHVPRPAAPRAAAAPRSRPVVRT